Proteins found in one Arthrobacter sp. U41 genomic segment:
- a CDS encoding aldo/keto reductase family protein gives MEYRKLGSSGMYISELAYGNWVTHGEQINQDAATDCVRQALDLGITTFDTADAYAGTRAEQTLGEALAGVRRESVEIFTKVYFPTGEGRNDRGLSRKHIMESINGSLKRLQTDYVDLYQAHRYDYDTPLEETMQALADIVRAGKAHYIGVSEWTVDEIRAGAVLARDLGIHLISNQPQYSLLWRVIEKEVVPTCQELGLGQICWSPMAQGVLTGKYIPGQAAPAASRFTGEDGDLKSDNRYLTEDILTRVQQLKPLAADAGLSMPALAVAWVLQNPNISAAIVGASRPDQLIDTATASGVKLDPALVTRIENILDPVIERDPTKVESFKIRP, from the coding sequence ATGGAATACCGCAAACTTGGATCATCCGGCATGTACATCAGCGAACTCGCCTACGGGAACTGGGTCACCCACGGTGAGCAGATCAACCAGGACGCCGCCACGGACTGCGTCCGGCAGGCCCTGGATCTGGGCATCACCACCTTCGACACCGCCGACGCCTACGCCGGCACCCGCGCGGAGCAGACGCTCGGTGAAGCGTTAGCCGGTGTGCGGCGCGAAAGCGTCGAGATCTTCACCAAGGTCTACTTCCCCACCGGCGAGGGCCGGAATGACCGCGGGCTGTCCCGCAAGCACATCATGGAATCCATTAACGGATCCCTGAAGCGGCTGCAGACCGACTACGTAGACCTTTACCAGGCACACCGCTACGACTACGACACCCCACTGGAAGAGACGATGCAGGCCCTCGCCGACATCGTACGGGCCGGAAAGGCCCACTACATCGGAGTCTCCGAATGGACCGTAGATGAAATCCGCGCGGGCGCTGTACTCGCCAGGGACCTGGGTATCCACCTCATCTCCAACCAGCCCCAGTACTCCCTTCTCTGGCGGGTCATCGAAAAGGAAGTCGTTCCCACCTGCCAGGAGCTGGGCTTGGGACAGATCTGCTGGTCACCCATGGCCCAAGGCGTGCTGACCGGAAAATACATCCCCGGCCAGGCTGCCCCGGCAGCATCCCGCTTCACAGGAGAGGACGGCGATCTCAAATCGGACAACCGCTACCTGACCGAAGACATCCTCACCCGTGTCCAGCAGCTCAAACCGCTCGCCGCAGACGCCGGCCTGTCAATGCCCGCACTCGCCGTAGCCTGGGTGCTGCAAAACCCCAACATCTCCGCAGCCATCGTCGGCGCTTCACGCCCTGACCAGCTCATAGACACCGCGACCGCATCCGGAGTGAAACTTGACCCGGCCCTGGTGACCAGAATCGAAAACATTCTGGACCCGGTCATTGAACGGGACCCCACCAAAGTGGAGTCCTTCAAAATCCGCCCGTGA